One Helicoverpa armigera isolate CAAS_96S chromosome 12, ASM3070526v1, whole genome shotgun sequence DNA window includes the following coding sequences:
- the LOC110374790 gene encoding uncharacterized protein LOC110374790, translating into MWKKFKAFYNKENYDFTKGYIDGYEFHKTFYQIMVAFKVADLSNPNPPSYFNQNLVIFISGFTAITFTCTSIVHGFESFDIPLITEAGTYTIVLFYELLIVSCTWRYLPQFHHLLRAIKDDFHYICTTGEKYRVQYFQTQLKTWKICIIMSIFTVAIPAGMITFATLSLVYFLVTYDPEVGGSRPLLFPFWMPNVDFGASPVYEMAFMFANVNVIIYAYNYIFMIQTQIVWIRQITSKVDIVNWSIQDLLVDIRPATSEEESMYYNYLIQTRMRDIVIHNQAMYRLMEDYAIVYKKLLMFEQKCCGPVVCLTSYCLASKFDEGEFQAILLLLCIATIVLHFIPSYLCTFLAFKVSSVCDACWSIPFWNAGPVIRTYMVLIMQRSLRPLPLQAAGFEDISIETFSKKMTNAYSMFNMLRQTNL; encoded by the exons ATGTGGAAAAAATTCAAAGCATTttacaacaaagaaaattacGACTTTACTAAAGGGTACATCGATGGATATGAGTTCCATAAGACATTCTATCAAATAATGGTCGCCTTCAAGGTTGCTGATTTAAGTAACCCGAATCCGCCATC atatttcaatcaaaatttgGTAATCTTCATATCTGGCTTCACTGCAATAACGTTCACTTGTACCTCTATAGTCCATGGATTCGAGAGTTTTGATATACCTCTCATAACAGAAGCAGGAACATACACTATTGTTCTCTTCTACGAGTTGCTTATAGTTTCTTGTACATGGAGATATTTGCCGCAGTTTCATCACCTTCTACGAGCTATTAAGGACGACTTTCATTATATTTGTACGACAGGAGAGAAATACAG agtgCAGTACTTTCAGACTCAGTTAAAAACTTGGAAGATCTGCATAATCATGTCGATATTCACCGTGGCCATTCCTGCGGGGATGATTACATTTGCTACTCTATCACTGGTGTATTTCCTAGTTACCTACGACCCTGAGGTCGGGGGCAGTCGACCACTTTTGTTTCCGTTCTGGATGCCTAACGTAGACTTTGGCGCGTCACCAGTTTATGAAATGGCATTTATGTTCGCGAATGTAAATGTTATCATCTACGCTTATAATTATATCT TTATGATACAAACCCAAATAGTGTGGATAAGGcaaataacttcaaaagtgGATATCGTGAATTGGAGTATCCAAGACTTGCTCGTTGACATACGACCAGCCACTTCTGAAGAGGAATCAatgtattacaattatttaataCAGACCCGTATGAGGGATATTGTTATACACAACCAGGCTATGTACAG ACTAATGGAAGATTACGCAATTGTGTACAAGAAGTTATTGATGTTCGAACAAAAATGCTGCGGTCCTGTCGTTTGTTTAACTTCTTATTGTCTTGCAtcg AAATTTGACGAAGGAGAGTTTCAAGCTATTCTGTTATTGCTCTGCATTGCTACTATTGTTTTGCATTTTATACCGAGCTATTTATGCACTTTCCTTGCTTTTAAG GTAAGTTCTGTATGTGACGCGTGTTGGAGCATTCCTTTCTGGAATGCAGGCCCCGTGATACGTACCTACATGGTCCTTATAATGCAACGCTCGCTACGACCCTTGCCGCTCCAGGCTGCCGGCTTTGAAGACATCTCTATTGAAACATTCTCCAaa aaaatGACAAATGCTTACTCAATGTTCAATATGCTGAGACAAACTAATCTCTAA